Sequence from the Tenrec ecaudatus isolate mTenEca1 chromosome 6, mTenEca1.hap1, whole genome shotgun sequence genome:
CCGCGTTATGCAAGTGGAGTAAAGGGTCGCATCCGCAGGAACCGAAAGCAAACCGCTTTGCCAGCCTggagtgagggagggggtggtgtcAGCGAGGGAGTTGAGGCCAGATGATGGAGGGAAGCTCAGAAAAgactttgttttttttatgtgTTGGGTGGAAAGGGGAGCAGGATGGAGTTGCTTTAAGAAGCAAAACCATAGCATTAAGAGCTGCCTTGAAGATGCTACGTCCATCTGTCTGTCTGGCATAACTTGTTTGTCCCTAAAGACTCCAACTCCATTTCGGTTTTACTTTGTGATGAGTGGATTCAGAGGGTTGGACTGGGGGGAAAGACCCTTGAGAATGTTGTTGCAAAGCTTGGGAACTAAGGAAGGGCAGAGACCGGAACTTAGAGGGTGACCCTGGGACAGCGGAATGGCAGGGATTTTCGGGGATCAGATTGGTGGGGCTTATGAGTATGAAGTGGGGGTGAGGGAGCTGGGGGGGGTGTTTCTCTCTGTTCAGCTGGGTGAGTGGTCCTTCCAACCCTGAAGAGAACTTGCAAGAAAGAGCAGGTGGTTCTTGTGttctggggggtgtgggggaatgACCCCGAGGTCAAGAATGGCGACTCACAGGGCAGATGTGAGAGGCAAGGCCATGGGCTTACTCTCCACATGTTGTGTTACATTTGACTGAATGCACTTAGCAGTTAAATGGATGTCTCTGTGCTGTGCTGGGTCCACACCGTTGACTGGATTGGGGCATAAAACTAAATTGTGTCGTAGGTGgtgagtcagttcccacccatagccaccctgtgcatcacaaagaaacactgcacgggcctgccccatcctcacaattattcctgccCATGCTGGTAAGAATAGAGAATGAGGCAGGCCTGCAGGATGCAGTCCTAAATAGCAAGGTGTCTGAGAGAGggtttcatggagatgatgctccTTGACTCAAGTTGGAGGAGGTGAAGGTGTGAGCCGTTGGACAGAGGGGACAGTGAGAGCAAAGGCTTGAGAGCACATGCCTGGTGTGTTTGCAGAGCAGTCAGGAGGCCAACAGTGTGACTCCCGTAGGGGATGTCCAGGGAGTGAGAGGATGCCCAGTGAATGGAAGCCAGTAGGTCACTGTCAGGACTTGGGCTTTAACTCTGAGGGACACCAGGTACCATCTAAGAGTTGTGAGCAGAAGAGTGATATGGTTTTTGGTTCCTCAGGGCCCctctggataaccttgaggagaatgggtATTCAGTGTGCTCCGTCGGAGCGtgaatcaagagacagttgtgtgaacagaacaaaggaatactgcatggcttaaaatcaggaaaggtgtgcgtcagggctgTAGTCCATGAATGTCTGCctcaaaagacgtattgcattaggtaaatctgccccgcaagacttctttagagtattgaggtctgaggacgaaggtgcactgactcaagccatggtattccccATTGGATCATATgcaatgtgagagttggacattgaataaagaagaccatagaagacTCGATGCATTTAAAATAGCAGTtcagggactgctaaaaggccaaacctgtcttggaagagtgctccttaggggcaaggatggtgagaatttgtcttacctactttggacatattgtcagaaaagACTTGTTCAaggagaaggacgccatgtttggtaaagtggaggggcactgaaaaagaggcaggcccgtgATAAGATGGAGTGTCTCGGTGGCTGCATCAGCGGGCTCGGCGTGGGAGCAATGGGGAGGACGGCGCAGGGCCgccgcagtgtttccttctgttgtgcatagggtcgctgtgggtcggagcagactcatggcacctaacaacaggggTCCCACTGGCTACTGTGTTGATAGTTAGACTGTGGAGAAACAAAGATACAGGCAGTGAGGTGAGCTGGGAAGTCCTGGTCATCGAGAAGTAGAAGCCTACACTGGAGTAATGGTACACATGGTGAGGAGTGGTGGAATTCTGGATACATTTTGATGGTAAAGCCAAGAAAtttttgaaatctttttttttcttcattttattagaggctcatacaactcttatcacaatccatacctacatcaattgtgtaaagcacatttgtacattcattgccctcgtcattctcaaaacatttgctctctacttaagcccctggcatcagctcttcatttttcccctccttccccgctccccctctctcatggacacttgataatttattattattttgtcatatcttgcactgtccgatgtctcccttcacccactttaatgttgtccatcccctagacaggaggttatatgtagatctttgtaattggttccccctttccaccccatcctccctccagaaatgttattttttaagCCAAGGGATTTTCATCATGGATCGGATATGTGGGGTGAGAAAAGAGGACTATTCTGAAGATAAAGATGTATATAATGCAAAGCCTAAGTGTGTCATTTAAAGCTAAGAACCAGGTTGAGATGACCCAGAGAGGAAGTGTCAGGAGCGATGGGGAGGCGACCACCGACCGACTGCTCCCAGGAAGAGGAGAAAGCAGTAATGGAGCTTAGGAAGGCGCAGGGAGGGTGTGGAGGTGGGGGGCGCTGAGAGAGTGAGGTGTTTCTGAGGGTGTGGTCTTGTGGGCCATCTGGCAGATCAGGTtaaggggggtgtgtgtgtggctatTGGATTTAGCACGTGGAACTCAGTTCTGACTTGAAAAGATTGGTGCTGGTAGAGctgggtggggagcagggaaggtcTTACTGGAAGGAGGTTACAGTGGGATGGGAAGAGAGgagctggaggatggacagctctTGAGTATTTCTCCTGAGGGCACATGGACCCAggactgggggagagaaaggggtagTAGCACCATCAGGGCTGACGGGGGAGGCTGGAGGAAAGGGGTTGTACTGAAGTGCCATCCCTTCGCTAAGAAGCTGCTGATCGGTGCCTCGCACTGCGTGGTGAGCGATGCTCTGACTGGCCTTCTCCCTCCTCTTGCACAGTTTTGATGGGGACGACTTTGATGACGTGGAGGAGGACGAAGGGCTCGATGACTTGGAGAATGCCGAGGAGGTCAGTACCAGCTGAACCTGAGCTCAAGCCGCAGGCCTCACAGGCCAGGAGACTTTAGCCGCCTCTCTGTGCTCGGGACCCAGGCCACAAGCAGCCCTAGTTAGGTGGGGCTGCATGCTGGTGGCGGGGGACAGGCCCTGAGGTCTGCCCAGCTGGTCCTTGACTTTTGGGTAAGACACCACCGCAGTCCTCCTTCAGCAGACACGCCCCAGCTCTTTGTCCAGCTACCACTCTGTGAGGCCTTCCGCGACCATCCAACCTGACATTGctgcattctcccctcctccctcctgcccaccccGGCGCTCCCTTCTGCCtcctttgtttgttgttgttaagagtttttatttaataagttattttattgggggctctgacatatATTGTAGCAAGCCATACATCCGTTCTCTCATGCAGACATGTACAGTTATTGCCATCAACAGTTTCTAAACAGTATCTTCtttagccctttgatatcagctctttccctccctcctccccatgcCATGCccacgaacccttaatatatgATTATCATTTATACATATCGTATACCGCCCAttgtatcccttcacctactatcCTGGTAGTCTTCCCCTGAGAGGGGCTATTCTGCAGTCATTGCTAtccatttcctcttcttccctcttcccttcccctgtCTTCCTGGAATCGTTGCTCtcattactatttctgaggggGTCCTCTGTTTTTATACTCTGTATTTTATTTAGTGCTTATCTTGTTTTTATGTAAGTGCTACAGcgggaagaatttttatgttcatATTCACTGCTCTATCCCAAGCATTCAGAACTGACAGCAGAGGGCTTCCCAAAAGTTTGTGGCAGAATGGCATTTAAAGATCATAGACTTTTCCCTTCGCGTTTTGTTCTTAAACTCTCACTGTGATTCCGACGGAGGTTTACAAAGCAGGTCATGTGTTTTAGTCAGCGTTCAGACATACTGTTTCCTTGTGTTCGTTCTCCACAGTCCCTTCACTGTAACAGCTCTTCTCCCACTTCCGCCAGGGGTCCCCgttgccctccctcctcccttcataGCCATTCTGAACTGCGTCCTTGGCTCAGCACTGCCCTTTGCTCTCAGGCAGTGGGGTGTGCTAAGGTGTGCATACCGCCTTAGTTTTATCGGGCTCCTTGTGGACCTAACTGGCTGAACACTGAGCCCCGGGGGTGAGTTTGCTTCCAGACCTGAGGAGTGACTAAGGGTCCTAGTCCCCGGGTTCCCCCTAGTCTCTAGCCGACCAGTTAGGCTAGTCTTTTAGGAGTTTTAGTCTGGTTCTACATGTCCCTCCTACTCTGTCTGGGACTTTCTGACAGGACTCCTTCCAGAGCGGTTGGgaatggtagccgggcaccaactcCTTCTGGTCTCCGGGTTGTGCAGGCTGGTGTTCCTGTGGTCCATTAGACCCCTGGATCCCTTATTTCCACGTGTCTTGCTCCGGATGAGGAGAGACTAAGAGTTGTACCATAGATGGCTGCTCGGAAGGTCCCAGTCCCTACCCACCTGGCAGTGTGGAGGTCCTGGCCTCTACTAGGCACCTGTGGGCGTGCTGGCTGTGTTCATTAGCTTCCTCACTCAGCCCCTCGATGTGTGCACCCTGAGAGCTTGCCGCTTTCAATGCCTTTTAAAAATCCCaaacactgggtctgcatgcctTGGGGAGaagtccctgtgcttccagtttatTCTGACTGGGAGCCGCCCAGCAGGACAGAGGAGGACGTCCCCGCCcgcagggcttccaaggctgtcggCTCTCTCTCCGGAAGCTAacggccacagctttctcctgcgAAGCGGCTGGGGGGTTTGAGCAGCGGTCAGGTTCGCCCAGTGCTCCCCGGTGACTGCCTCTTTCTGTCGGTGTGCAGGAGGGCCAGGAGAACCTTGAGGTCCTTCCTTCTGGGGAGCGACCGCAGGCCAACCAGAAGCGGATCACCACACCCTACATGACCAAGTACGAGCGTGCCCGAGTGCTGGGCACCCGGGCGCTCCAGATCGCGTGAGTGTTGGCTCCTCTCCTCGCCCCTTGTGCAAGCCCCCCGGCCGGCCACACCCCTGTCCTCAAACTGGAAACCTGGAAGGCACTGCCCCTGGGTGGTGAGATTGGAGCAGCACTTCCACTTCAGGCCCTTCGGCCTGCACCATGCAGTGTGCCAGCCCTAGCCAGCTGTGCTGCTGACGTCTCAGTGAGTAAAATTGAATTCGCTGAGTGAGTCGCCCTGGCCTCATGCCAAGTGCTCAGTAGCCATGCGTAGGAGTGGCTGCTTTAACGACAGTGCAGATACAGGACACTGCCTAGAAGAGCGCTCTGTGGGCAGGACGGTTAGTTGTCACATTCAGACTGCATGGTGACTATATACAAGTTCACAGTCACGCCGCATGTTGAGCAAGACTCTGTTGGCCCCTGTTGGGGATATGAAGTTGATTAAAGACTTAGTCTGCTCCCTGCTCCAGCAGTTATAAAAGgcacagccccctccccccaaaaaagccccAAACCCCCTGCTTCAAGTCGACTGTGACTCATAGACACTAGATAGAGTATCCAAGACGATCCATCCATCtgatggagcagacagcctcatctttcccctggggaggagctggtgggctcaaacctctgACGTTGCGGTTAGCCCAGAGCCCAGTCCACAGCGCAATCAGGACTCCTTATAGACGAGGCCGAAGCCCATTAATTCCTGGGCATCTGGGGAAGCCTGCAGGAATCAGAACTTGGTGGGACAgtgtgggtggggggatggggagtgtTAGAGGAACTTCCAGGTGCTGGAAATGGAAGCAAAGGTCCAGAGGGAGGCAGGAGTGGTGGGCAGCCAGGAACGACATTATACGAGCCTGGTGTGACAAGCTGGGGTGAGGGGGGGCAGTCAGCAGAGCAGTTTTTTGAGGTGGATATTCAAGTGCCTATCAGTGAAAGGTGctgcttttctttgtgtgtgtgtggagggggggttTGTGTGGCTGCCACCCTGCCATTCCCCCTGTAGTTAGGGCTGTATGAGCCCGGAGTGAGGGGCTGTGGGCACAGGGGCAGTGGGAGCTGAATGCTACTTATCCTATCAGCTCCTGTTGTTGAAGTCCAGGTGCTTAGTAGTTCCCCGGCTAGTTTTTTCAGGCAGGTTGAGTCTGGGTTCCTAAGCACCCCCTGCTGGCTGCCGTGGCTATCACAGCCCGCTGGTAATTGGATGGCCCTGGTGAGTGACTTAAGGCACTGCCTAGTGCTTGGAGATGATTACAGATCTGCTCCCCAGCCCCCAGGGATTTTACAGTGTGATATGGGGACCAGCAGATGGcgtgcacacagtaggtgctgcgGGAACAGCCCTGCTCTGGGTGGGGGGCTACAAGGCCAGCTAGGTGGCTGTGCTCAGTGTGTTGGGGAGCACACGGCTTCAGGGCTCCTTTGAGGGGCATTTTAAAGGAGGGGGAAAGCCTACTGCCGGTGAGTGGATTCCAAGTCATAGCGCCCTTATAGAGGGGAAGTTAAAGACGGGTTTTTGCCTTGGGGAAGCCGTTGGGGCGTGGGAATGCCAGGACGCACGCTGTTTAATACTGTGGTAGGTAAGCACGTCGCTCAGGGTACGCCTGAGAGGCCACAGAAGCACTGGAGTGTGCCCCCGTGGTTTCTGAAGCCCGTGGTGCAGGCCCCTGTGGTGGGTTCCCGCAGTGTGCCACGTGGTGAGCTATAGAGACAGTGTGTATGGGACTGGAGCCAAGAGGAACCGTGTGTGTCCCGGAGCTGAGCCCGGGACCTTGTCCCAGGCTTGGCGAGGCATAGCTGTGAGGGGAGGCGCCAAGGGGACCTGCATGGCATGCCTAGGGAGCCATCTAGTGGTGAGTGGCAGCAACACAGGGTAAAGGTAAAGGGAGCAGGCTAGGTTCTGGCCTGAGGCTTGTGGAGTCGGGGAAGGGTTGTGAGCAGCTGAGCCACATGTGTGGTGTGGAGGCTGAGACTGTGAGACTAGCGAGGGGCTTGTTGCCACGGGCCAGGAGGGGCTGGGCTCCTGGGCACCAGGCCTCTGTGTATGCTCTTCCAGTCTGGGGCGCTCTGCCTTAGCTTCTGCGCTAGGCTGGGGAAGGCCCTTGGCAGGGGAGCTGACATGGACGTCATGTGGCATCACGAAGGTAGCTGACCCTCACTTTTCCGACACCGCTCTTCTCTGATGGGTGGGGTGTTTGAGCGCGGTGGTTAGGAGCAGGTGAGACTTCGCCATCCCTGGCTGCGCCCTGCACTGCGCCCTGCACAGCACTTGCTTGCCGCTCCTTGTTTCAGCGCCACGCGGGCAGGTGACAGGATGAGCCAGTTTCACAGCAGAGATTAGAGGAGATGGATTCTGGTTAAGTTGATCTGGGAGAAggcgaggcttcctgctcctgtgagGAGTTTCCTTCTCTGAAGCCCATAGGGGTAATTCAGGTCTACCCACCCTAGGGGCTAGAATTGACCCCGTGGCGGTGAGTTAGTGGACTTGACATTGGGAGTTGGTCTCTGTGTGCATCCCCACCTTGGGCCCTTGCTGTGGCTGGCCTGTGGCAGTGACTCCCTCCCTAGAAATGATCTTTCCAAGCAAAGGCTGGGACACCGCATTTGTGAAGTGATTCTCCGCCTCCCGCTGGGCCCTCTTCTGGTGCCTGCAGCCTCCCACCACCTGCCTCTATGCCCACAGGATGTGTGCCCCCGTGATGGTGGAGCTGGAGGGGGAGACAGACCCCTTGCTCATTGCCATGAAGGAGCTCAAGTAAGTGCGCCAGCTTGGCGGTCTCCTCTGTGTCCACCGTCCTGGCTGGGGAGGTGGTTGCTGGTTCCCTGGGGATTGGGCTGTGGGGCATTTGAGGTGGCAGCAGACAGAGGGGCTGCACACGTACAGAGATGGGTCTCCCTGGCTGTCAGGatgcacctgctgctggctgaccCACATCTCTGCTTCCCCCTGCCCCAGACAACCTGGCCTTCCTGTCCCCCTGTCACCCCCGCCCCCATGCTCGGCTGCAGGGCGCCCCTTTGTACTATAGCTCCTTTCTGAGAAGGGAGTCCCATCTGTCTCACATGGAGCCTCCCAAGATGCCTGCTGCCCAGAGTCTGCTGCAGAGCTGGGGTCCCCAGCACTCCCCTCCTGTGCCTTCTCCCACAGGGCCCGGAAGATCCCCATCATCATCCGCCGCTACCTGCCCGACGGCAGCTACGAGGACTGGGGCGTGGACGAGCTCATCATCTCTGACTGAGTCGGGGCTGGGTTCTGACTGTAATAAAGTGCCAGCTCTGCACCAGCCGCCTCCGCCCTTGGTGACCTTCCCTTCCTCCGCCTGCTGCCACCCAGCACACACGTAGCCCAGCAGCCCAGGGGCTGCTGCTTTCCTACTCAGACCTCGTTGGTCCCCCATCTCCCCGCTTCGCCAGAGCAAGGCTACTACAGGGGGACACCTCAGCTGCTTGCCCACAGACAGACCCGCCTTTGTGCCCAGGGAGCTGGTTGCCTGGGAGACCCCGGTTTCCTCTGCTgcagggccgggggtgggggtgggggtgcttctTCTCAGGAGTATCACCGAGCAGGTCTCATCAAGCTGCCCATTGTTTCCTGAGGACCTGCCATGGCCTTATCGGGGCTCGGCTCCCCTTTCAGGAGCAGGAAGCTTGGGACGAGGCCTCCTCCCGCCTCCCCAGgcacctgcctgccctgcccccacTGTCCCACCCCTCCCTGCTCAGCCACACCCTTGCCCAGCCCGTCCCTGTCCTCCAGCCCTCCCTGGGCTGGGTGTCAGGGTGGCAGTGGGTCACGGCTAACATCAGGTCAGCTGGAGCTCCCTACCCTGAGTAACCCCGCTCAGGGGCTTGCGCTACATTCCAGTTTTCACATCCCGAGGAAGACCAGCCACAGCACCCCCCtcctccactcccctctcccttgtGCAGGGGGACAAGGACCAGGGACAGAGCTTGAAGGAAGCATTGGTCCTGACCTGCCCAGGTGGCtggcctcctgccccaccacctggCTCTTGCTTAGCCTCTGCCTGAGGCTGGGCCCCCAGGGTAGGGCAGGGCTGAGGAGCAGCCATGGGTAGGGGAGCAGTGGGTGCTCTGGGCTGGAGAAGGGTTAACACGGGGAGCAGTGGCCGTGCACCCCTTCCGCCCTCCGAGCTTGTGGAATCCTTTAATCAAGTTGGGTGCTGAAATTTCAGCCCTGAAACGCCGCCTTTGTGCCGGCATCCCGGCGGCCGCCCCGGAGCGCGGGGGTCATTCCCTCGGCCCCATTTCTCTAAATGGCCCCTTTGTtcccactgggctgctcactaTCAGATGTGATTAAAGGGagatggggcggggaggggagggggctggagAGGGAATGGGTTAACCCTTGGGTCTGGGTGTAGGGCAGATGAGAGGGGTGTCTTCTTGTCACCCATCCTCCATAGTCTGCTCATTGGGGGTCTTCCCCCGTGTGGCCAGGCAGTGCCTTTGACTTCTCCCAGGAGCAAGCACCTGCCGCTGCTGTTGCAgaacctgggggggagggggcatctcCTCGGTCCTCTCCAGACACACCTGGCCCTTTCTCACCTTACAGGTGATGGCACTGTGGCCACTGCGGTCCCAAACATGGGACCTCTGGTCTCCGTGATGAGTACAGTCCTGGTCTCGGACCCCACCATCCCAAGCCCCGAGTCAAGTCTCAGGCTGTGGGGTCCTGGCAGGCAGTGTCCTCTCAGTGTACCCaaaccagccccagccccactgAGAATAGGCCAGCCTGGAGGTGAGCAGGCGCCCTACCCCCTTGGGCAGAGGCTGCGGAAAGCATGCGCTGTCACGTCGGCTCGGAGGGCCTCTTCAAGCTCCTGGACTCACTGCTGCGCTGGCATACAGGTGGAGAGGACTGCTGGGGGCCAGCCAAGGTGTCACCAAGTGTTCCGACTTGGCTTGGGTCTACTGGCCAGGATAGTCGGGGAGACTGGTTCTTAGCACGGCTGGGATGAGCAGTTGCCCCTCGGGGGGGAGGGCAGGCTGGATTGGGAGCAAGCGTCCCggttgctggtgctggtgctggagaGGTGGCTAGTGGCACGTGCAGTCTTCACACCCGTCTTGCATGCGCTCATTCCTGTTCACAGCCCACAGTGAGTTAGATCCAGGGTGCCACAAGGTTTAGTATGGGGGGGACATGGGTCCGCATCTTGCCACAGACGACGCCTTCATCTAGTTGAGGGGCTGGAGCTTGGCAGCCCATACTGCAAGACAGGCCTTGGCTGGGGGCGTGGGCATTTCCCAAAGAGCCTACacacctccctctccccatccTGGGAGCTGGTCACTGGGTGGACGAGGTCGCTCTTGgtggccccccccctccccgtacCCAGAATAAGCAGCAGGGGCTGGGCTGCACCAGCAAGGCAGTCCCCTCCAGGTGAAAGGCATATGCCCAGAGCCAGTGTGTCCATTTGCTTCAACTCCTTCCTGGGAGCTGCCGGGGCCCGAGCTGAACTGCTCCAGAGGGCTCTCTCTGCTGCCATTTCCAacgtagactgccaggcctttctcccaaggcagatgagcaaccctccccccccccccccccagtgaacAGTACCATCCAGGGTCCCCTCCAGTAGAAGCAGGGCCCTCAGCTGATGGTGAGTGGGGGCGAGGCCTGGCTCCAGCACCCCTTCACACAGGGCTGACTCACGGCCCCAGCTTCTCCATCTGGAAAATGGGTGTAAGGGCAGGACCTACTGACCTGACTAGCCCGTGCACTCAGGTAGCTGCTTGCTGGGATATGTGCCGCGTCCCAGAGCTGTCCTACCAGAGGAGCCAGACCCCATGCCGTGGGCCTGCAGTCCAGCGGCTGGAGAGCTGAGAAAGGAGTGCCTCATAGACTGGGCTGTGACGGTTTGCTAGATCCCGGTGGACCCATAGGTGTGGGGCCAGGTGGAGGAGGATAGCAAGAGGTGGACCAGGCCAGCCAGCTCGAGACAGACTCCGCCCAGCTCCTCCACAGCAGCCCCCTCTTGCTCTGTGTCCTAACAGaccctgctccccagggttctTAAGTTGCCAGGTCTTAACTCCAAGGTgcatctgggtggacttgaacctctagcCTTTCAGTCAGCTGTTGAGGCTGTGGACCTTGTGTGCACCCCCTCCTTCCAGGGACTCCCTCTTCAAGTCCCTGCAGCTTGTCTGGGTGGGCATTCGCAGGGCTGGGCAGGTGTCGGCCTGGCTTTGAACCAATGAGTGCACCCATCGAAAATGCCAGTGCCTGGGCAGACCGGCCCTACTGGGCCACCACTTGTCCTCACCCAGGCCTGATCCCCTTCAGAGAGATGAGGAAACCCTTGGATTCTCTCCCCTTTGCCCCCGCTCCTTCCAGAACGTGTTTGCGAGCCACAGGGAGATGAGACAGGCCAGGCCCACCAGGCAGTAAGGAACCTTCACTTTTATTAGGTGGAATGCTTAATGCGGGGTTAATGGGGGCTGGAGTAGCAGGACGGGAGGGGGCTACTGAGATAAATAAGAGGGGGACAGTAATGAGTTACATGTGGAGCGAGGGGTCTGAGAACAGGAAACGGGGCGGGCAGAGCTACACTTTTATTCGGGTACCACTGGGAGGCAGAGGGTGAGGGCTGGGGCAGAATACGGGGAGGCCTTTAGTGGTTTCAGCCGCCTGCCAGCCATTGGGGAACCCAGGGCCTTGGGGCTGACCGAGCAGGGCTGCAAGCCTGACCGAAGAAAGGGGACCTGGGGAGGGGGTCCAGGAATTGTCTCTCAATGTGTCCCTGGGGCCCTTGCCTACCTGGCTGGGAGGCTGCCCGAGGGCGACAGGCACTGTCTCTCCATCAGGTGAGGAATGAGGCTGTTGGCACAGCACTGGACCCCAGGCCTCTGCGCTACCTCCGTTCTGTGTTcacggggggcggggagagagtccCCACTCAGACCCCAGCCCTCCACACACTGTGGAGCTGCCCTGAGCGGTCCTTGGCCCCCGAGTGGGCACTGATGTCTCTGGTTGGCCTGGCCCCCAGGTATGTGGCACAGGGCCAAGTCCGGCCCCTCGGTCCCTGTGCCTAGGAGTGGCAAAGCCTCCAGCTGCCATCGGTCCAACTCGGGATGCCCCTCCTCCCTCCGGGGGGTAGGTGGACCCTTGTCAGGCTCTGAGTTTGAGGGTCATTCTTGGGGGAGGAAGGTGCAGCCCTCATTCTTGCAgtctgggggttggggagggatctCCTCGGCCCAGACTAGCTGCCAAGGCTTTGCCCAGGCTGGCACCTGGACGGGGCAGGGAGGGATCACAGGGCAGGCCTCCAGCCACCTGCAAGCCCCAGCTGGACAAGGCACAGGAAgcaagggggggagggagcagtGCCCAGTAGGGCCTGGTGGGGCTGGTGCCAGAGCCCCCCCTAGGGCCGGGACAGTGTTGTGTATACTGGCTGCTCCCAGTGTGTTGGGCTGTGGGACTGGGGGCCTGAGGGGCTGGGGTCAGAGATGGCCGTGTAGAGGGGCCGCTGCGAGGGCCCCATGTAGGAGAAGGCTGAGTACAGGCCAGAGGCTTGGCCTGAGTGGCCGTAGTAGGGTCCTGAGGGCTGATGGTCAGAGTAGTCGAACTGGGGGCGGGAGATGGAGGGGAAGGCAGAGCCGTAGTGGGGCAGGCTGAGCGAGGTATAGGCTATCTGGGAGGTGGACGGCTGGTCGGTGTAGTGCGGGGGCCCCTGAGGCCCCGAGGTCTCCGTCTTCACCTGGGCCTTGGCATCTACACCAGGTGGCGAGACTGTGGGCAGAGCCACGCCTGGCGGCTTGGAGATCCAGGCAGAATGTCCGCTGGCCACGGCCAGGGCGCTGCCCAGCCCGTAGCCGGCTGCCGAATAGCTGCCCACGTGGCCTGGGTGCCCATTGGGCGGCAGGTACTGGTCCAACTCGGCCACGTCAAAGGTCTCCATGTTGGACATCACCTCATGGCTGATCTCGCCGATGTCCACGTTGCCAAAGTCGATGTGGGGCTTCCCGCCCTCCCCCAGGGCACGCCCGTCCCGCTTGGGGTCGCCCTTGCCAGACTGCAGCTCCGTCTTTGGGGTGGTTGGAGG
This genomic interval carries:
- the POLR2F gene encoding DNA-directed RNA polymerases I, II, and III subunit RPABC2 — its product is MSDNEDNFDGDDFDDVEEDEGLDDLENAEEEGQENLEVLPSGERPQANQKRITTPYMTKYERARVLGTRALQIAMCAPVMVELEGETDPLLIAMKELKARKIPIIIRRYLPDGSYEDWGVDELIISD